The following coding sequences are from one Microbacterium sp. SORGH_AS_0969 window:
- a CDS encoding TetR-like C-terminal domain-containing protein — translation MPTPERTSLAEVVAQAARLLESGGPTAVTMQAVAAAVGVKAPSLYKRVRDREALLGLVGVATADDLTRRLTDAGGDLAELLTVFRRFGQERPEAFRLLFASSIDPERLAATSEPVLRATAAVVGPDRALDAARLLTSWALGFITMELTGAFRLGGDLDEAFAYGMRHIVGSLTSGQDAVRPAQGS, via the coding sequence ATGCCGACACCCGAACGAACGTCTCTCGCCGAGGTCGTCGCGCAGGCCGCCCGACTGCTGGAGAGCGGCGGTCCGACCGCCGTCACGATGCAGGCGGTGGCGGCGGCCGTCGGGGTCAAGGCCCCCTCGCTGTACAAGCGCGTGCGCGACCGGGAAGCGCTTCTCGGCCTGGTCGGGGTCGCGACCGCGGACGACCTGACACGCCGACTGACGGATGCCGGGGGGGACCTCGCTGAGCTGCTCACCGTCTTTCGCCGCTTCGGTCAAGAGCGACCGGAAGCGTTCCGTCTGCTGTTCGCCTCGTCGATCGACCCCGAGAGGCTCGCGGCGACCAGCGAACCCGTGCTCCGCGCGACCGCGGCCGTCGTCGGTCCCGACCGTGCGCTCGATGCAGCGCGGTTGCTGACCTCGTGGGCGCTCGGATTCATCACGATGGAGCTGACGGGCGCCTTCCGTCTCGGGGGTGACCTCGACGAAGCCTTCGCGTACGGGATGCGTCACATCGTGGGCTCACTGACCTCGGGTCAGGACGCGGTGCGACCGGCCCAGGGGTCGTAG
- a CDS encoding MBL fold metallo-hydrolase: MRLAPSLHRLGNDIVASYLITTPAGITLIDAGLPGMYADLRRELDTIGRPIDDIRGVVLTHGDSDHVGFAERLRREKGVPVFVHAADADRARGGDKPKTAMGPMRLGPLLSFAAYGIRKGMRPNWLTEVREVADGDTLDLPGAPRVIGMPGHSPGSIAVFSADARAVFVGDALTTRHVLTGRTGPGPAPFTDDSAEALASLARIADLDADWVLPGHGPAFHGSPSAAVDAVRAAALG, translated from the coding sequence ATGCGACTCGCCCCCTCCCTTCACCGCCTCGGCAACGACATCGTCGCCTCCTACCTGATCACCACGCCCGCCGGCATCACCCTGATCGATGCCGGCCTCCCCGGCATGTACGCCGATCTCCGGCGGGAGCTGGACACCATCGGCCGCCCGATCGACGACATCCGCGGGGTGGTCCTGACGCACGGCGACAGCGACCACGTCGGCTTCGCCGAGCGTCTGCGTCGCGAGAAGGGCGTCCCGGTGTTCGTGCACGCCGCCGACGCCGACCGCGCGCGGGGCGGAGACAAGCCCAAGACAGCGATGGGCCCGATGCGCCTGGGCCCGCTGCTGAGCTTCGCGGCCTACGGCATCCGCAAGGGCATGCGCCCGAACTGGCTGACCGAGGTGCGCGAGGTCGCCGACGGCGACACACTCGACCTCCCCGGCGCCCCGCGGGTGATCGGCATGCCCGGGCACTCCCCCGGCAGCATCGCGGTCTTCTCCGCCGACGCCCGCGCCGTATTCGTCGGCGACGCGCTCACGACCCGCCACGTGCTGACCGGTCGCACGGGCCCCGGTCCCGCCCCCTTCACCGACGACTCGGCCGAGGCCCTGGCATCCCTCGCCCGCATCGCCGATCTGGATGCCGACTGGGTGCTGCCCGGCCACGGTCCCGCGTTCCACGGCTCGCCGTCCGCCGCGGTCGATGCCGTACGAGCGGCCGCGCTCGGCTGA
- a CDS encoding glycosyltransferase, with protein MTSGDFPDAWYLILSSRLIPDLDGGYTISTLARARQMADAGATPFLLTVDPGTRDAHAQHRATFVARGAASASGIFRNLFDEAVAPDGGAADWLRAAASPGDADPALEYREVAGGAVSLPNVVDPDWHLTTAPIVVRDAAGAPVGVVAGFGALYRAWLTHVAARLRAERDRPVVVICESRQLGELIVGWGDDDVRILHTVHTIHLEPPYAADSDLNALWARWFEIAPRFDAVLWPTAYQRDDVRRRFGAGAHHVVAPHAVVGPVTVVPAAERDPGRVVVLGRLAPGKRLPHALRAFARVVAEVPHARLELWGDGAQRADLEALVDDLGLRDVVSLPGLTTDPGGVLDGAAVYLTTSAFEGQGLALAEALAHGTPVVAYDIRYGPRDMLAGGGGILVADGDEDALVGALVRVLTDAETRERLSLEASAAATALSPARAMQTLATACDDALSRPRRR; from the coding sequence GTGACTTCCGGTGATTTCCCCGACGCGTGGTACCTCATCCTGTCGAGCCGGCTCATTCCGGACCTCGACGGGGGCTACACGATCTCGACGCTCGCACGCGCGCGGCAGATGGCCGACGCGGGCGCGACGCCGTTCCTCCTCACCGTCGATCCCGGGACACGCGACGCTCACGCTCAGCACCGCGCAACCTTCGTCGCGCGCGGTGCCGCCTCGGCATCCGGGATCTTTCGCAATCTGTTCGACGAGGCCGTGGCTCCCGACGGTGGAGCGGCGGACTGGCTGCGGGCGGCCGCGAGCCCGGGAGACGCCGATCCCGCCCTGGAGTACCGCGAGGTGGCGGGCGGAGCGGTGTCGCTGCCGAACGTCGTCGATCCCGACTGGCATCTCACCACCGCGCCCATCGTCGTCCGGGATGCCGCGGGCGCGCCCGTCGGCGTGGTCGCCGGGTTCGGTGCGCTCTACCGCGCGTGGCTCACGCACGTGGCGGCGCGGTTGCGCGCGGAGCGCGACCGACCCGTCGTCGTGATCTGCGAGTCCCGGCAGCTCGGCGAGCTCATCGTGGGGTGGGGCGACGACGACGTGCGCATCCTCCACACCGTGCACACGATCCACCTCGAGCCGCCCTACGCCGCCGACTCCGACCTCAACGCGCTGTGGGCGCGGTGGTTCGAGATCGCACCTCGCTTCGACGCCGTGCTGTGGCCGACCGCGTACCAGCGCGACGACGTGCGGCGCCGATTCGGTGCCGGAGCTCACCACGTGGTTGCCCCGCACGCCGTCGTTGGACCGGTCACGGTGGTCCCGGCCGCCGAGCGCGACCCGGGCCGCGTGGTCGTGCTGGGGCGGCTCGCCCCGGGCAAGCGCCTGCCGCACGCCCTGCGCGCTTTCGCGCGGGTCGTGGCTGAGGTGCCGCACGCGCGTCTCGAGCTGTGGGGCGACGGGGCGCAGCGCGCCGACCTTGAGGCGCTCGTCGACGACCTCGGCCTGCGCGACGTCGTGTCGCTGCCCGGTCTCACGACCGACCCCGGTGGCGTCCTCGACGGCGCCGCCGTCTACCTGACCACCTCCGCCTTCGAGGGGCAGGGGCTCGCCCTCGCCGAAGCGCTCGCGCACGGCACGCCGGTGGTCGCGTACGACATCCGCTACGGCCCGCGCGACATGCTGGCCGGGGGCGGCGGCATCCTGGTCGCCGACGGCGACGAGGATGCGCTCGTCGGTGCCCTGGTGCGGGTGCTGACGGATGCCGAGACGCGCGAGCGCCTGTCGCTCGAGGCGTCGGCTGCGGCGACCGCGCTGAGCCCCGCCCGCGCGATGCAGACCCTGGCCACGGCGTGCGATGACGCGCTCTCGCGGCCGCGGCGACGCTGA
- the guaA gene encoding glutamine-hydrolyzing GMP synthase yields the protein MTEQTETSQRPVLVVDFGAQYAQLIARRVREAGVYSEIVPHTASAEEIAAKNPVGIILSGGPSSVYEEGAPSLDAGVFDLDVPTLGICYGFQVMAKALGGEVANTGLREYGATDATIVTEGTLLEGQPVEQNVWMSHGDQVSRAPEGFEVLARTAHTPVAAFASDARRMYGVQWHPEVKHSDHGQHVLENFLHKAAGLPADWNSGNVIAEQVERIRQQVGTSRVISALSGGVDSAVSTALVHEAVGDQLIAVFVDHGLLRQGEREQVENDYVASTGVKLITVDARETFLNALAGVSDPEQKRKIIGREFIRAFEKVQADLVAEAKAEGEQVRFLVQGTLYPDVVESGGGTGTANIKSHHNVGGLPEDLQFELVEPLRTLFKDEVRAIGRELGLPEAIVGRQPFPGPGLGIRIVGEVTADRLEILRAADAIARAELTKAGLDDEIWQCPVVLLADVRSVGVQGDGRTYGHPIVLRPVSSEDAMTADWTRLPYDVLSRISNRITNEVKDVNRVVLDVTSKPPGTIEWE from the coding sequence GTGACCGAACAGACCGAAACGTCTCAGCGCCCCGTCCTCGTCGTCGATTTCGGCGCCCAGTACGCGCAGCTGATCGCCCGCCGCGTCCGCGAAGCGGGCGTCTACAGCGAGATCGTGCCGCACACCGCCTCGGCGGAAGAGATCGCGGCCAAGAACCCCGTGGGCATCATCCTCTCGGGCGGGCCCTCGTCGGTGTACGAAGAGGGAGCCCCGAGCCTCGACGCCGGAGTCTTCGATCTCGACGTGCCGACGCTCGGCATCTGCTACGGCTTCCAGGTCATGGCCAAGGCCCTCGGCGGCGAGGTCGCGAACACCGGCCTGCGCGAGTACGGGGCGACGGACGCCACGATCGTGACCGAGGGCACCCTGCTCGAGGGGCAGCCGGTCGAGCAGAACGTGTGGATGAGCCACGGTGACCAGGTGTCGCGTGCTCCCGAGGGCTTCGAGGTGCTCGCCCGCACCGCGCACACGCCCGTCGCCGCCTTCGCGAGCGACGCACGTCGCATGTACGGCGTGCAGTGGCATCCCGAGGTCAAGCACTCCGACCACGGCCAGCACGTGCTCGAGAACTTCCTGCACAAGGCGGCGGGTCTCCCCGCCGACTGGAACAGCGGCAACGTGATCGCCGAGCAGGTCGAGCGCATCCGCCAGCAGGTCGGGACGTCGCGCGTCATCTCGGCGCTGTCGGGCGGCGTCGACTCCGCCGTGTCGACCGCCCTCGTGCACGAGGCCGTCGGCGACCAGCTGATCGCGGTGTTCGTCGACCACGGGCTGCTCCGCCAGGGCGAGCGCGAACAGGTCGAGAACGACTACGTCGCCTCGACCGGGGTGAAGCTCATCACGGTCGACGCGCGCGAGACCTTCCTGAACGCCCTCGCCGGCGTCAGCGACCCCGAGCAGAAGCGCAAGATCATCGGCCGCGAGTTCATCCGCGCTTTCGAGAAGGTGCAGGCCGACCTCGTCGCCGAGGCCAAGGCCGAGGGCGAGCAGGTGCGCTTCCTCGTGCAGGGCACGCTCTACCCCGACGTGGTCGAGTCCGGCGGCGGCACGGGCACCGCGAACATCAAGAGCCACCACAACGTGGGCGGGCTCCCCGAGGATCTGCAGTTCGAGCTCGTCGAGCCGCTGCGCACCCTCTTCAAGGACGAGGTCCGCGCGATCGGTCGTGAACTGGGCCTTCCCGAGGCGATCGTCGGCCGCCAGCCCTTTCCGGGGCCCGGTCTTGGCATCCGCATCGTGGGCGAGGTCACCGCTGACCGTCTCGAGATCCTGCGTGCGGCCGACGCCATCGCCCGCGCCGAGCTGACCAAGGCCGGCCTCGACGACGAGATCTGGCAGTGCCCCGTCGTGCTCCTCGCCGATGTGCGCTCGGTCGGCGTGCAGGGCGACGGTCGCACCTACGGTCACCCCATCGTGCTGCGGCCCGTGTCGTCGGAAGACGCCATGACCGCCGACTGGACCCGCCTGCCCTACGACGTGCTGTCGAGAATCTCGAACCGCATCACCAACGAGGTGAAGGACGTCAACCGCGTGGTGCTCGACGTGACGTCGAAGCCGCCGGGGACCATCGAGTGGGAGTGA
- a CDS encoding DUF3817 domain-containing protein: protein MPRPPKLASFPAIRGALTFYQICSIITGIGLLLLVTEMILKYTPIHVELFLGGSGGFLWFADAIAGPGCQWFSLFIPGGDGCEMISTGDGVNISLAILVVHGWFYVVYLISCFRVWSLMRWPFRRFVFLALGGVVPFLSFILEVRTARGVRAYLAEREAALASAPVPAPEGNR from the coding sequence ATGCCGCGTCCCCCGAAACTCGCCTCTTTCCCGGCGATCCGCGGAGCCCTGACCTTCTACCAGATCTGCTCGATCATCACCGGTATCGGCCTTCTGCTGCTGGTCACCGAGATGATCCTGAAGTACACGCCCATCCACGTGGAGCTGTTCCTGGGCGGATCCGGGGGGTTCCTGTGGTTCGCGGATGCCATCGCCGGCCCCGGATGCCAGTGGTTCTCCCTCTTCATCCCCGGCGGCGACGGGTGCGAGATGATCTCCACGGGTGATGGCGTCAACATCTCGTTGGCGATCCTGGTGGTGCACGGCTGGTTCTACGTCGTGTACCTCATCTCGTGCTTCCGCGTGTGGAGCCTGATGCGCTGGCCGTTCCGTCGGTTCGTCTTCCTGGCCCTCGGTGGCGTCGTCCCGTTCCTCTCCTTCATCCTCGAGGTGCGTACCGCCCGCGGCGTGCGCGCCTACCTCGCCGAGCGCGAAGCCGCCCTGGCATCCGCTCCCGTTCCCGCCCCGGAAGGCAACCGGTGA
- a CDS encoding SURF1 family protein — protein sequence MTSSPAIAPEIPEVFPPTLREVMLRPRWLALLAFSLVVAGVLAWLGQWQLGRAVDTAPSEPGMTEVVRPLDEVVQPGAYLAEPLVGQRVETSGRWIPSDFIVVSSRFNDDVEGYWVTGQLRVDGAGKPVSLAVALGWAPTLEAAQAAADDLRTGVEADPTAEVEVTGRLISDEGPARPSAGVDPQTLTRMSPAMLLGRWHDVDGVAVYRQYVASQTAIGPLEAISSPAPDERSRVNWLNIFYAAEWAIFAGFALYLWYRLARDAWEKEVEDLEDAQEEAQAAGPPVPRD from the coding sequence GTGACCTCGTCGCCCGCCATTGCTCCGGAGATCCCCGAGGTCTTCCCGCCGACGCTGCGCGAGGTGATGCTGCGTCCGCGATGGCTCGCGCTGCTGGCGTTCTCGCTGGTGGTCGCCGGGGTCCTCGCATGGCTCGGACAGTGGCAGCTGGGGCGCGCGGTCGACACCGCGCCCTCCGAGCCCGGGATGACCGAGGTGGTGCGCCCCCTCGACGAGGTCGTGCAGCCGGGCGCCTATCTCGCCGAGCCCCTTGTCGGCCAACGCGTCGAGACGAGCGGGCGGTGGATCCCCTCCGACTTCATCGTCGTCTCGTCGCGTTTCAACGACGACGTCGAAGGGTACTGGGTCACGGGTCAGCTGCGGGTCGACGGCGCAGGGAAGCCGGTATCCCTCGCCGTCGCTCTCGGTTGGGCTCCGACGCTCGAGGCGGCCCAGGCCGCCGCAGACGACCTGCGCACCGGGGTTGAGGCGGATCCCACCGCTGAGGTCGAGGTCACGGGGCGCCTGATCTCCGACGAGGGGCCGGCGCGTCCCTCCGCCGGGGTCGATCCTCAGACGCTCACGCGGATGTCGCCCGCGATGCTGCTCGGGCGCTGGCACGACGTCGACGGCGTCGCGGTGTACCGCCAGTACGTCGCCTCGCAGACGGCGATCGGGCCGCTCGAAGCGATCTCGTCGCCGGCTCCGGACGAGCGTTCCCGCGTGAACTGGTTGAACATCTTCTACGCGGCCGAGTGGGCGATCTTCGCGGGCTTCGCGCTGTACCTCTGGTACCGCCTGGCCCGCGACGCGTGGGAGAAAGAGGTCGAAGACCTCGAAGACGCCCAGGAAGAGGCGCAGGCGGCGGGGCCGCCGGTTCCTCGCGACTAG
- a CDS encoding GuaB3 family IMP dehydrogenase-related protein: MEIDLGRAKRARRAYTFDDIAVVPSRRTRNPEDVSTAWTIDAFSFEIPVLGAPMDSVVSPRTAIELGRLGGLGVLDLEGLWTRYDDPEPLLAEIAGLPDADATRRMQQLYSEPIKPELVRDRLAEIRAAGVTVAGALTPQRTHDLYETVVAAGVDLFVIRGTTVSAEHVSSVAEPLNLKKFIYDLDVPVIVGGAATYTAALHLMRTGAAGVLVGFGGGAASTTRATLGLHAPMATAVADVAGARRDYLDESGGRYVHVIADGGVGTSGDIVKALAMGADAVMLGVALARATDAPGRGFHWGPEAHHAKLPRGRRVAVDRVGPLEQVLYGPAPVADGTANLIGALKKSMATTGYSDLKEFQRVEVVVAPYGH; the protein is encoded by the coding sequence ATGGAGATCGACCTCGGCCGCGCCAAGCGCGCCCGCCGCGCCTACACCTTCGACGACATCGCCGTCGTGCCGTCGCGACGGACGCGCAACCCCGAAGACGTGTCCACGGCGTGGACGATCGACGCCTTCTCGTTCGAGATCCCGGTGCTCGGCGCCCCCATGGACTCGGTCGTCAGCCCCCGCACGGCCATCGAGCTCGGTCGTCTGGGCGGTCTGGGCGTGCTCGACCTCGAGGGTCTCTGGACGCGGTACGACGACCCCGAGCCGCTCCTCGCCGAGATCGCCGGGCTGCCGGATGCCGATGCCACCCGCCGCATGCAGCAGCTCTACTCCGAGCCGATCAAACCCGAACTCGTGCGCGATCGTCTCGCCGAGATCCGCGCCGCGGGCGTGACCGTGGCCGGAGCCCTGACGCCGCAGCGTACCCACGACCTGTACGAGACGGTCGTGGCCGCCGGCGTCGACCTCTTCGTCATCCGTGGGACCACGGTGTCGGCCGAGCACGTATCGAGCGTGGCCGAGCCGCTCAATCTGAAGAAGTTCATCTACGACCTCGACGTTCCCGTCATCGTCGGCGGCGCCGCCACCTACACCGCGGCCCTGCACCTCATGCGCACGGGAGCGGCCGGCGTGCTCGTCGGCTTCGGTGGGGGAGCGGCGTCCACGACGCGCGCCACGCTCGGCCTGCACGCGCCGATGGCGACCGCCGTCGCCGATGTCGCCGGCGCTCGCCGCGACTACCTCGATGAGTCGGGAGGACGCTACGTGCACGTCATCGCCGACGGCGGTGTCGGCACCTCCGGTGACATCGTGAAGGCCCTCGCCATGGGCGCGGATGCCGTCATGCTCGGCGTCGCCCTGGCGCGCGCCACGGACGCTCCCGGCCGCGGTTTCCACTGGGGGCCCGAGGCGCACCACGCCAAGCTGCCCCGCGGGCGTCGCGTCGCGGTCGACCGCGTCGGCCCGCTCGAGCAGGTGCTCTACGGGCCGGCGCCCGTCGCGGACGGCACCGCGAACCTGATCGGCGCTCTGAAGAAGTCGATGGCCACGACCGGCTACTCCGACCTCAAGGAGTTCCAGCGCGTCGAGGTCGTCGTGGCCCCGTACGGACACTGA
- a CDS encoding TMEM175 family protein, translated as MIRRRIHPETSVSARRTEAFTDGVFAIAATLLVLGLTDQSLGTVRTNDDLAQSLLALSHPVFSFVISFLILCVMWMTHVRQFEWIVRIDDTGMWLNNIRLLLIVLVPFTSSLNTSYEDLLLGRILLPVNFFLAIVVGWLQWAWAVRSGAVADLSEDDARRLGRAGLSAVIISAAAVALSPWIGSLAFLLFAVDGLLTRLLRGADAPLSADGPPATGGEVGGRG; from the coding sequence ATGATCCGGCGGAGGATTCACCCGGAGACGTCCGTCTCGGCCCGGCGCACCGAGGCGTTCACCGACGGGGTGTTCGCGATCGCGGCGACCCTCCTCGTCCTGGGTCTCACCGACCAGTCCCTCGGCACGGTGCGCACCAACGACGACCTCGCGCAGAGTCTCCTCGCGCTCTCGCATCCGGTGTTCTCGTTCGTCATCAGCTTCCTCATCCTGTGCGTGATGTGGATGACGCACGTGCGGCAGTTCGAGTGGATCGTCCGGATCGACGACACGGGGATGTGGCTGAACAACATCCGCCTCCTCCTGATCGTGCTGGTCCCCTTCACCTCGTCGCTGAACACGTCCTACGAAGACCTCCTGCTCGGTCGGATCCTGCTGCCCGTCAACTTCTTCCTCGCGATCGTGGTCGGCTGGCTGCAGTGGGCCTGGGCCGTGCGGTCGGGGGCTGTCGCCGATCTGTCGGAGGACGACGCGCGGCGACTGGGCAGGGCCGGCCTCAGCGCGGTGATCATCAGTGCCGCGGCCGTGGCGCTCAGCCCCTGGATCGGATCGCTCGCCTTCCTCCTCTTCGCCGTCGACGGACTGTTGACGCGCCTCCTGCGCGGAGCCGATGCCCCGCTTTCGGCCGACGGTCCACCGGCGACCGGCGGCGAGGTCGGAGGTCGCGGGTAG
- a CDS encoding ABC-F family ATP-binding cassette domain-containing protein, with protein MGYLDLTAISFTLPDGRPLLDEVTFRVGEGVTTALVGPNGAGKSTLLRIVRGDEKAHGGAIAIGGSLGVMDQFIGHGKVGETVHDLLVAVSPARIRRAALELEASENALIERDDLDTQMRYAAALADYADAGGYEHETVWDTCTIAALGVPYERARFRELSTLSGGEQKRLALEALLRGPDDVLLLDEPDNYLDVPGKRWLEEQLRDTAKTVLLVSHDRELLARAADRIVTLETGSAGSTAWVHGGSFATYAAARDDRMARLDELRRRWDEEHEKLRALVARMKVAAAANDGFASRYQAAVTRLTKFETAGPPQERPPEQDLQLRLRGARTGKRAVVAERLELTGLMKPFDLEVWFGDRVAVLGSNGSGKSHFLRLLAGGGTDPDARLGHVTTVGAGLDRVAHTGRVILGARVVPGWFAQTHRHPEFIGRTLLDLLHRGDDNRRGMPRDAASSALDRYGLVAQAEQAFDTLSGGQQARFQVLLLELSGTTLLLLDEPTDNLDLASAEALEDALARFEGTVLAVTHDRWFARSFDRFLVFGSDGEVYESPEPVWDEQRVVRAR; from the coding sequence ATGGGCTACCTCGACCTCACCGCCATCTCGTTCACCCTCCCCGACGGGCGGCCCCTGCTCGACGAGGTGACGTTCCGCGTGGGCGAGGGGGTGACGACCGCGCTCGTCGGCCCGAACGGGGCGGGGAAGTCCACGCTGCTTCGCATCGTGCGCGGCGACGAGAAGGCCCACGGTGGGGCGATCGCGATCGGTGGGTCCCTCGGAGTGATGGATCAGTTCATCGGTCACGGGAAGGTCGGCGAGACCGTCCACGACCTCCTCGTCGCGGTGTCGCCCGCGCGCATCCGTCGCGCGGCGCTCGAGCTCGAGGCATCCGAGAACGCCCTCATCGAACGCGACGATCTCGACACGCAGATGCGGTACGCGGCGGCGCTCGCCGACTACGCCGACGCGGGCGGGTACGAGCACGAGACGGTGTGGGACACCTGCACGATCGCCGCGCTCGGAGTGCCGTATGAGCGCGCGCGGTTCCGCGAGCTCTCCACACTGTCGGGCGGGGAGCAGAAGAGACTCGCTCTCGAGGCGCTGCTGCGCGGCCCCGACGACGTGCTGCTGCTCGACGAGCCCGACAACTACCTCGACGTCCCCGGCAAGCGTTGGCTCGAGGAGCAGCTGCGGGACACGGCGAAGACGGTCCTGCTCGTCTCGCACGATCGCGAGCTCCTCGCTCGCGCGGCCGATCGCATCGTGACCCTCGAGACGGGGAGTGCCGGGAGCACCGCGTGGGTGCACGGCGGGAGCTTCGCGACGTACGCCGCAGCGCGCGATGACCGCATGGCCCGGCTCGACGAACTGCGTCGGAGGTGGGACGAAGAGCACGAGAAGCTGCGCGCGCTGGTTGCTCGTATGAAGGTCGCCGCGGCCGCCAACGACGGCTTCGCCTCGCGCTACCAGGCTGCCGTCACCCGGCTGACGAAGTTCGAGACGGCCGGTCCACCGCAGGAGCGCCCGCCCGAGCAGGACCTGCAGCTACGCCTGCGGGGCGCCAGGACGGGCAAGCGCGCGGTCGTCGCGGAACGGCTCGAACTGACCGGGCTCATGAAGCCGTTCGACCTGGAGGTCTGGTTCGGGGACCGCGTCGCCGTCCTCGGATCGAACGGCTCGGGGAAATCGCATTTCCTGCGGCTGCTGGCGGGAGGCGGTACCGATCCCGATGCGCGCCTCGGGCATGTGACCACGGTCGGCGCGGGACTCGATCGCGTCGCGCACACGGGCAGGGTGATCCTCGGGGCGCGCGTCGTGCCCGGATGGTTCGCCCAGACCCATCGGCATCCGGAGTTCATCGGGCGAACGCTCCTCGATCTGCTTCACCGCGGTGATGACAACAGAAGGGGGATGCCACGGGATGCCGCGAGCTCGGCCCTCGACCGGTACGGTCTCGTCGCGCAGGCGGAACAGGCCTTCGACACGCTGAGCGGTGGGCAGCAGGCTCGGTTCCAGGTGCTGCTCCTCGAACTGTCGGGAACGACCCTGCTGCTGCTCGACGAACCGACGGACAACCTCGACCTCGCGTCAGCCGAGGCCCTCGAAGACGCCCTCGCGCGATTCGAGGGGACGGTGCTCGCGGTGACTCACGACCGGTGGTTCGCGCGGTCCTTCGACCGATTCCTCGTGTTCGGATCGGACGGCGAGGTGTACGAGTCGCCCGAGCCGGTGTGGGACGAGCAGCGCGTGGTGCGGGCGCGATGA
- the guaB gene encoding IMP dehydrogenase has translation MEQHDPFGFIGLTYDDVLLLPGHTDVIPSEADTSSRLTRRITVATPLLSSAMDTVTEARMAIAIARQGGIGIVHRNLSIEDQAGIVDQVKRSESGMVSNPITTTPDATVAEVDAMCAQYRISGLPVVDPDGVLVGIITNRDMRFVSGFERQTTLVKDVMTKEGLITGPVGIHANDVIATFAKHRVEKLPLVDDEGKLAGLITIKDFDKSEKYPLATKDDHGRLRVGAAIGFFGDAWQRAEALRDAGVDVLVVDTANGQSAGVIDIVTRLKADESFAHIDVIGGNVATREGAQALIDAGVDAVKVGVGPGSICTTRVVAGVGVPQVTAIYEAAQAAIPAGVPVIADGGLQYSGDIAKALVAGADTVMLGSLLAGTDESPGEIVFQGGKQFKQYRGMGSLGALQTRGKKTSYSKDRYFQADVPSDDKLIPEGIEGQVPYRGPVSAVAYQLIGGLRQSMFYVGARTVEELKTKGKFVRITSAGLKESHPHDVQIVVEAPNYKK, from the coding sequence ATGGAGCAGCACGACCCCTTCGGTTTCATCGGACTGACGTATGACGACGTGTTGCTCCTTCCCGGGCACACCGATGTCATCCCGAGCGAAGCGGACACGTCGTCGCGCCTCACCCGTCGCATCACCGTCGCCACGCCTCTTCTTTCGTCCGCCATGGACACCGTGACCGAGGCGCGCATGGCGATCGCGATCGCTCGCCAGGGCGGCATCGGAATCGTGCACCGCAACCTCTCGATCGAAGACCAGGCGGGCATCGTCGATCAGGTCAAGCGCAGCGAGTCGGGAATGGTGTCGAACCCCATCACGACGACTCCGGATGCCACCGTGGCCGAAGTCGACGCGATGTGCGCGCAGTACCGCATCTCGGGTCTGCCCGTCGTCGACCCCGACGGCGTGCTGGTCGGCATCATCACCAACCGCGACATGCGCTTCGTCTCGGGCTTCGAGCGCCAGACGACCCTCGTCAAAGACGTGATGACGAAAGAGGGCCTCATCACCGGCCCCGTCGGCATCCACGCCAACGACGTCATCGCGACGTTCGCCAAGCACCGCGTCGAGAAGCTGCCGCTCGTCGACGACGAGGGCAAGCTCGCCGGCCTCATCACCATCAAGGACTTCGACAAGAGCGAGAAGTACCCCCTCGCGACCAAGGACGACCACGGTCGCCTGCGCGTCGGTGCCGCCATCGGCTTCTTCGGCGACGCGTGGCAGCGTGCCGAGGCGCTCCGCGATGCCGGCGTCGACGTTCTCGTGGTCGACACCGCTAACGGGCAGTCCGCGGGTGTCATCGACATCGTGACGCGCCTCAAGGCCGACGAGTCGTTCGCGCACATCGACGTCATCGGCGGCAACGTCGCGACCCGCGAAGGCGCTCAGGCGCTCATCGACGCGGGCGTGGATGCCGTCAAGGTCGGCGTCGGACCGGGCTCGATCTGCACGACCCGCGTCGTCGCCGGTGTCGGTGTGCCGCAGGTCACCGCGATCTACGAGGCCGCGCAGGCCGCGATCCCCGCGGGAGTGCCGGTCATCGCCGACGGCGGGCTGCAGTACTCGGGCGACATCGCCAAGGCGCTCGTCGCCGGTGCCGACACCGTCATGCTCGGCTCGCTGCTCGCGGGCACCGACGAGTCGCCAGGCGAGATCGTCTTCCAGGGTGGCAAGCAGTTCAAGCAGTACCGCGGCATGGGCTCGCTCGGTGCGCTGCAGACGCGCGGCAAGAAGACGTCGTACTCGAAGGACCGCTACTTCCAGGCCGACGTCCCCAGCGACGACAAGCTCATCCCCGAGGGCATCGAGGGCCAGGTGCCCTACCGCGGCCCCGTGTCGGCGGTCGCCTACCAGCTCATCGGTGGTCTGCGTCAGTCGATGTTCTACGTCGGCGCGCGCACCGTCGAAGAGCTCAAGACCAAGGGCAAGTTCGTCCGCATCACCTCGGCTGGCCTGAAGGAGTCGCACCCGCACGACGTGCAGATCGTCGTCGAGGCGCCGAACTACAAGAAGTAA